A single region of the Malaclemys terrapin pileata isolate rMalTer1 chromosome 2, rMalTer1.hap1, whole genome shotgun sequence genome encodes:
- the LOC128832142 gene encoding unique GC organizer UGO-like codes for MEGTSAAANSSSLPPPSRRLSQIRRRKKKTRDEMFSEIMESSRSDRAHVNEWKETVSKYRKEVSEREERRDQREERRDARDERWRQEDQRTKDATLGLLRRLVEVQERLLENRLPLQPLFHPPPSPCSVSSSPRRVRTWGGGGFVHLPIPPQ; via the exons atggaagggacctcag cagctgcaaattcctcaagcctcccccctccatcccgaaggttatcacagataaggcgtcgtaagaagaaaacgcgagacgagatgttttctgaaattatggaatccagccgcagtgacagagctcatgtgaatgagtggaaggaaacagtttcaaagtataggaaagaagtcagtgaacgtgaggagaggagggaccaacgtgaggagaggagagacgctcgagatgagaggtggcggcaggaagaccagaggacgaaggatgcaacgctggggctgctccggcgtctggtggaggttcaggaacggctgctggaaaacagactgccgcttcagcccctgttccaccctcccccctccccatgttccgtatcctcctcacccagacgtgtaagaacttggggggggggaggcttcgtacaccttcccattccaccccagtag